AAGTAAAAATCGTCCAATGTAtctctctccctctctctACCCAAACGGACACAAGTGGGAGCGGAAGGAAGCCGCCGTGGAAGTGGCCGCCGCGTCACGAATATGAGCGAGGGCAGCTCATGCTCCTGGCAACGAAacggtaggcgatggcaccgtgtggttttagtgggttcaagccccacaACCCGTCCGGCTTCCCGGACccggccgggtagacgaaggtctttccacacgtaaaaaaaaaggttaggttaggttaggttaataattatgtaagtacttttaaaaggACTTAGCACGAACctttttcattctttatttcaCTAGATTTAGATGAGTGAAATGATATATCActagattgaaatagtattttgtcatatcactaataattttttagtaAGAAGATGTATTAAATAGGAATATTCACCATCTTCCGTGATTTCGTGGTATACCTAGGGAtttcgtgaaatctctgataATCTCATTTCTCTGCGACATATATAAAGATTTGATTTTTCTTCCATGTGCATTGTGCATCAATAATATGTTTACTGAtatctaaatgtttttttatgtgtattaaaactttttttttagtatgaaGACATGCACCCGGTGCGGAACCAGTCCAGCATCATCAACCTCTTGGGCAACAACATCACCACCATCTCCTACTCCAGTGAAGACTACGTCAGCGCCGGCGCTGTCAGCGTGAGTTTTGTATTTACAGCTGGCGTTCTACTAACTATTGGTGTTTTTCGTCTTTTATGGTACTTTTTATGCCGTGTGATATCCGGCACTTTagtatagaaccactccatatctttcaaatggatttcataaaaggtgactaagggatagacttataaatttgaaaatcctctaataggtgatgggctagcaacctgttacgatttgaatctcaattccttcataaggccgtacagctgaacgtggccattcaggctctgtctatctatagacgtgattatatgtatttttaagttactttttttgtatactACAAAGgagttaaaaagaaacaatatgCTGTCTATACAGGAGGACCGCACTCGTACGACCATAAAACTGGACTCGCCTTTGCGCTGCGACTGCGGCGTGTACTGGTTCGCGGCGGCGCTGGCGCGGTTCCCCGCGCACGCGCACGCGGCGCCGCGCTGCTCCGACGGCGGCGCGCTGCGGGCGCGGGATCTAGCGCGGCTGGCGTGCGGCGCGGCGTGCGGGCCGCGCTGCGCGTGCCAGTTCGTGCCCGCGCGCGCGCAGCACGAGGCTCGCTGCGACGCGCTCCCGCCCGCGGACGGCGCGCCGCCGGATTTCCTACTCGTGGCGAACCTGTCGTTGGCGAACACGAATCTGACGGCGCTACCGAGAGTAGACATGTTGCCGCCGCCGCTGACGGAGCTGGACCTCCGCAATAACAGCATCGGGCGAGCGACGGAGGAGGAGCTGGCGCTGCTGCGGCGCGCCGGACTGCGGCTGTGGATGTCCGGGAACCCGCTCGATTGCCGATGTGGATATCGTGCGCTTGTAGATGCCTTGATTACGAATCaggtattatttgatttacttatgtaaatgaagttaatataatttttgttcttatttGTGAGAATATTTTGGTTCATCTTAACTTattgtttacaataaatttaattatgaatgGGTGAGAAATGGttcaaagtattttatttattttcagggtCAGGTTCTCGACTTCAACGATCTGCTGTGCTCCGACTCCACCCCGGTGGAGCGAATGCCGTGCGGTGTGGGGGTGGGGACCATCGCGCCGCTCGTGGTGGTGGCGGTGGCGGCCCTAGCAGCCGCCGTGTTGCTCGCGTGTCTGTGGCGCCCCCGAACTCGAGCGAGACTGAAGATGGCGTTGCGAGCGCTCGGCGTGCGTCTGCCGGAGCCGGCGGCGAAGGACGACCAGCAGTACAAGTACGACGTGTTCGTGTCGTTCGCGGAGGCGGAAGGCGCGTGGGTCGCGCGGCAGCTGGTGCCGGCGCTGGAGCGCGCGGGGCGGCGCGCGTGCGTGCACTACCGCGACTGGGCGGCGGGCGAGCTCATCCCGCGGCAGATCGCGGAGTCGGTGCGCGTGTCGCGGCGCACGCTGCTGGTGGTGTCGGAGGCGTTCGCGCGCTCGGCGTGGGCGCGCGCCGAGCTGCAGGCCGCGCTGGCCGccagcgccgccgccgcgcgccCCGCGCCGCTGGTGGTGCTGCGCGCGGCGCCGTCGCCCGCCGCGCTGGCCGCCGCGCCGCAGCTGGCCGAGTACCTGCGCGCGGCCACGTACGTGCGCGCCGACGACCCGCGCCTGCTGCCCAAGCTGCTCGCCGCCctgcccgccgccgccgccgcgtgACCGCGACCCGCATTCATAGTTATTATATGACATTTAGCAAGGTCGCTCGCAACGACTAGTCAAGAAGTCACACTGCGGCAGACGTCACATACTCGCAAACTAAACAGCTAGTGCCATAATTAGAACGCTGTGAAATTACTCTCTCTCATATCTCTTGTACTCATTAGGGTATATTCgttttttagtatttaaaacCTTTTCCACTTAATTTAAAGATGTCACAATTTTCGATTAATTTTTAGATTTGGCTTCAAATTTCTTAGTTTTTTAGGATGCTCCTTTTTACTCGCAAAACGTTTATTGTACTGCGGTCAAACACTTGTCGATGTACAGTAATGTTACATATATGTTCAATATGTGATTAATAATAACTCAGCAGATGCAATCTCAATAAgctttgataaattaaatttattcattagcTAATACGCCAATGTCAGAATTGGGCTGTGACGCTCTTCGCCTTGTACCCTTTTGTATATTGTGATATTCTTacaaaaagataaacaaatgTATTTCTAGAACTTAGGCCTAATTGATATTTGGGCTGTTGTTGAAAATGACATTATTCCTATATCATTCCATATTCTTAAATGTACGGTGCTAAAGATCTGAGATTtgcatgtttatatatatttattattaattttaatatggtGTCGTTGGATTTGTATCTCGTAGGTCATAACACTAGACTTGTTCAACAATAGCGTAAGACTTTTGATAATTcctgttttttataatatttaaatttatactgtgaactattttcttgtctttataaacatattctttattgttttaatatgttATATGTTTGGGTCATAAGTAACTTGTAAGTTTATGTACtctggaaatataaataaatatatattttcgtaCACGAGAACTTTAATTTCGTTGtggataaaacaaaaagtctGGATTTTCAGTAACTAATCAGGcattgatatatgtatatcaatgtgattttatgtatgtatgtatgtacatacatacataaaatcacgcctctttcccggaggggtaggcaaagactacctctttccacttgccacgatctctgcatacttccttcgcttcatccacattcataactctcttcatacaagctcggcggtttcgggtacttttgacctgaccttttaccaggacgtccttaatttgatcaagatacgttcgtttaGGTTCCCCGTCCTGACCTACGCTAGCGTCGTATTCGCACACGCAGCCCCCTCCCACATCGAAAAACTCCAACGTATCCAAAACAGGTTCGCGCGGAGAGCCACGGGTTCGCCCCTGGGTCTTCGAACACGCGACCTGCACAGGGACTTGGAGCTCCCCACAATAGCAGACTTTCTCAAAGGCGTGTCGGAGCGCTATTTTGAAAAAGCTGCCACCCACCCCAACCCTCTGGTGGTCCAGGCCGCAGACTACACACCAAGACCAGACGCCCCGTTGCGCCGCCGACGCCCGAGGAATGTCCTCCACGATCCGGACGACCCCATCACGGTTGCCAACCGCCCCCCCGATAACCCTGCGCCCGCCAGGAGGCAAGGTTATCGATACCGTCCCCATCGCGCCCACCGGAACAGGGCGCGAAGAAGTAGGAACAGTAGCTCTTTTACCAGGTACCGCAATGTACCAGGGCGCTTCACGCCGACACGTTAGGCCCCTAAGGCAGGCTAGTCAAGATTAGAACCCATAAGGTTGAGCGTTGCATCCGCTCGCGAGTTTGCATTGCTCGCATTGCTCAAAGGCAAAGTCCAAGGCCGAGGTTCGTCCCAACTGGGAGCCCCTTGCGCGCTTTTGCCGAAAAGGCTGTTAGGAGGAGCGTCAAGCCCTCGCCTAAAAATGTCCCGCTGTAATAGTGAATGCCCCTCAGGCAAACTATGTTctcatagtaaaaaaaaaaaaaaaaaatcgtttaggtcttcccactccgacctttccctccacactctccttgcatatctgcttagtcaacctgctttcattcatcctctccacatgaccgaaccatcttaacatacccttttctattcctgcaactacatcttctttcacattacaacattcccttatcacgctgttccttatcctgtcactcaatttcacacccatcatactccttaacgctctcatttccactgcatttattctgctttcatgcttctcttgccatacccaactttcactcccatacattaatgtcgggaccaacacgcccctgtgcacagccagtcgagcctttttggatagtttctgactgctcataaaggcatgcaaagctccattcaccatgttccccgcgttcactctcctttcaatatcactatcacacttgccatctgatgtaaactttgatcctagatatacaaactctttcacttgctcaactttttctcctccaatcaaaatattacatgctgtcatttctttctccatttcaaaaaccagtgttttagttttacttacgttcacttttattcctttctcttttaaagcttcatgcatacagtttaccatctcctgtaactcctccgctgatgacgccagtataacctgatcgtcggcatagagcagacatttgacgagtaactcattgtttattgatgaactaatgaataagtttgtcacttgaaaaaaaaaaaggaaataagtcggaataaataaacttttggtACTTGAAACTAAGAAATCTGTATTATTGCACtggatttaacaatatttgtacttatttattatattaaatataaacatgcaCTCGTGAACTATTGCGTcgtaaaaacaattttgaattattttcattaggttccattatgaaacaaaacatatttaatttctcTAACTGGCCAGTGACATGTAAGGAggttttgtattatattttacaaacattcTGAACATTCGGCCCGCCAAGGATATCTATTGCAAGATgttctttatttaatcaaaaaatcGTTAATTGAAAATGATGATTAGGTACTAGAAAACTTTGATTACATTACAGacgtttgttatttaaaaattaaaaattgttataattaaacGTTTACGATTTAAAaacgaataaacttaaaataatgttggTATGAAATACCTAgtcaatgtacctacatatttaacTATAATTTATCGAATCAACTGTGCCCGATACAATCCAACCAAAGTTTGTGTTTTGGGCTACTAGGGAACTGGATGGAAGCTTATAATATACCTTTTTTAATGCAATGCAATAAATATCTGCGCCTAGCAAAAGATCTATTTCGTTGGGTGTATCAAACTCAGGATCAGCTAAACAAAAACCATTGAGAAaagtcttatttaaattatttgtaataaagtcCTGTGCCGGTAGATGCGATGTGATGTAGTCCAAAACATATGCGTTAatgtttagtttaaaattaaaatctaatctGGACTCAAGGGTTAGTTTAACAATTCCTTTGACTATAGTTGACATTTGATTTCCGAGGCTACCAATATATCCACAAAATGGCATTATTTTTAGAGATAAACGTCGTGCAGCAGCTTCACTGATGAAGCAAAATTGTGATCTCTGATCAATTAATGCccttgaaatatatttttctccaGTGCTAGACTTTGTATGTACCAAAGCAGTTGGCAATAAAGTTTGGTTTGGATGTATATGTGGCCGTGCTACATGAGTTGTAAATAAACGAGCATCTCTTAACTTAGGTTTACAATAACTGTCTCGATATCTGGACTGTGCATCATGCAAAAGAGAATGATGACGATTGTGACATATTTGGCAgtttccatattttttacatttatatacaatATGATTGCTACctaaacaatttaaacataGCTTGTTCTGAATTACAAACTTATACCTATCTTCTAATGAGAGTTTATgaaactttttacaaaagcatAATTTATGAATATCAGTGCAATATTCACAATGAAGTTTTGATGATAGTTTTGTGGATAACAtggatttaaattcatatgaaGGTAAATTTGTGGactgatattttaaattattttgttccaTCGTTTCTAAGGCTCGAAAACGATTTTCAATGAAAGATTTGAGTTGTAAAAAAGAAGGCATTACATTTGGATCTGAACTGTATGAACTTAACTCCCACTCCTTCCTAGTTTCTAAATCAAGCTTCTCAGCAACTATGTGAATGATTATAACATCCCATGTATCTATATCTACACCTAAATTGCGAAGCGCACTTAAACAATCAATGCTTGTGTCCAAAAGAACTTTTAACGAATCACCTGATTCTTTATTGATCGATTTTTGACCTAATAATCGCTTTAATATACAGttgataagatattttttattattgtatcttTGTTCAAGTTGTTCCCAACATCGATCATAATTTGCATCAGTAATAGGAATATTTCTTATCAACTGTTCTGCTTCCCCTGTAAGATGAGCTTTAAGATAgtgtaatttttgaattttacctatctaatttacaattattgtGAATGAGAGAAAGGAACATGTTACGGAAAGTCGTCCATTCTAAGTAGTTTCCTGAAAAGGTAGGTATTGAAACTTTGGGTAATTTGACATTTGATACCGAAGTATTTACGTGGCTGTATTGTGATGTGGAAATTAAAGggttaaatttctttaaatatgtttGCATGAGCGTCTAACACTCTACATAGCTCTCTTCTACTTCATCATACGTACAGTCAAGTACATATGATGTGCTCTCTAATTCCGTTAATGATAAATTGTACAACTTGTTATCGTTTTCCCTGAATAGTGTCCAATCTCGCTCTAAGTTCTCTAATCTAATTTGTATATATTCAGAGGAGGAGTATATATTCATGCGATGTCCAAGTCGatctttttgttaaaaaagtaaaatatttttaatattggcatgataataacttatgtaataacttaagacagaaggtcctttaagtagggactaaatagattaaccgacttggtattacatggatctcacaactttttacggtATAAGGACTGAGCTGCGaggcttgttttttttttacaggatgtttttgatggctatatttttttataaaccagTAATCATTAGAGATCAGTCAGATCTCTGTCTTAGGGAACacctgttaaaataaaacatagtttatttttaagaaattttattacaacgaTCACATCTATTCAACTTTACAacctttacaaaaataatcacttGTTCATTTTATTAACCATCATacaaaagtacaaaaatacactcgtcaacattatttacaaaaatacatatttacaaacgCGACTTCCTTCTAACACAATAAATAGCGGCGAGAAACTAGACGTCGTAGAGCTGGCGGCGGGCGAGCGGAGATCAGAGTAAGTACAGGGGGTCACACGAGCACGGTGAGGCGCTCGGGGGGCGCGCGGGGCGCGgggggcgcgggcggcggcagCGCGCGCTTCGTCAGCTCCTTGTCGCGCGGCGGCGTGTCGTTCCGCGCGTCCGCGTTCTGCGCCTTGTAGAGCGAGTGCGCGCGCGGCAGCTCGtccggcgggcggcgcgcgcgcggctCCTCGCGCAGCGGGTTGGCGTAGCGCCGCAGGTTCTCCTCGTTCTGCAGGTTGTTGGACTTCTCCTCGTCGCAGCGGCGCGACCgctcggcggcggcggcggcgcggcgtcGGCGCACGAGCAGAGCCGCGCCGCCCACCGCCGCCAGCAGCAGCAGCGCCACGCCCGCGCCCAGCGCCAGCAgtgcggcgggcgcggcggacTGCGCGGCGggtgcgggcggcggcgcgggcggcgacACGTGCGGCACGCGCAGCCGCAGCGCCGCGCCCAGCAGCGCGTGCGCCGCCAGCCTGCGCCGCGCCACCAGCTCGCTGAGCGCGCGCACGGCGGCGCCCAGGGCGCTCGCCTCGCCAGATCCGTCGTCGTCGGGCCCGTCCTCGTCGCCGACCCACTGCAATAatgacatttatatttttgcaaaaatgtatataatttcaaCATTTTAGTTAATCAGTTAGCGAacgaaataaacaataaagacTTTTAAACACGTTCAACAGTCTTAGTATAGGTAATTTTATCTAcctattcatatttatttatatttgtactgatagaacaacaaacaaaaactcACTATAGCGAGATCTAATACATCGTCATCATCCGGGGCGAGATCACAGAGTAATACGAGCGGCGGCGCGGGGGGCACGCGGGCGGCGAGAGCGGCGGCCAGCGCGCGCCGCAGTGCTCCACACGCGCGCTCCACGTGCGCGCCGCGGGCCAGCCGCTCGCGGGCCAGCTGCAGctcggcgcgcgcgcagccgGGCGGCGGCGGCAGGCGCGAGCCGGGCCAGcacggcgcgggcgcgggcagCGCGGGCGGCTCCACACGGCGCCCCGACACGCGCCGGCACTCGCCCAGCGGCGCGCACGGTGCCCGCAGACACAGCGTCGGCGCCGCTGGTACGCACACCTGCACGCAGCCAGACTGGATTTTAGCCAACTTATATGAAATATATCAAAAGTATTGTCAGAACGTTACACAATGTTTGTAAGTTTAACACGATTGGTAATATATTATTCGACATATAGGTATTAATTCCACTGATTAACACGAAAATAATTAGGTGATGTAAAATGAGTTACCTCGTCGGTGCGGCAGGGCATGGCGTTGGGCGCGAGGCAGTCGGGCAGGCCGCACCACAGGCGCGTGCAGGCGGGCGCGCCCCCCGCGCACCAGCACGCGTTGCACCCCCACCACCACGTGCCGTTGTCTGCGCCGCAAGCGCCCGGCGCCGCGCGCTCGCCGGGGCCCTCCCAGCCCGCGCCCAGACCCGCTAGTTCTGCAATACGAAGCGAGATTTTGAGGTCGAGCAAACATGGATAtaagttttgatgaaattggaCAATAACAAACCAACTGACAGGCAACGATATATGGTAACAAGATATGATGAGAACTCACGTTCGAGGCAGCGTCTCGCGGCGCGGTCCGGAGGCGGCGGACAAACGCAGCGCGCCGCCGCATCAGGGTCGCGCGCGCACGTGGCGGGCGGCGGACACGCGGGCTCGCACGCCGCCCCGAGCCGGGCCACGCCGCAGTCGTCGCCGCCCCAGCCCGGCGCGCACTCGCACGCCCACCAGTCGGCGCCGCCGACGCAGCGGCCACCGTTGCGACACGGCGCGGACGAGCAGCCGTCCAGCGGGCGGTCGCAGCGCGCGCCCGTCCAGCCCTCGCGGCACACGCAGGCCCGCGATCCCGCCGCGGCGACGCACACCCCGCCCGGCGCGCACGGGCACGCGGCGCTCCCCGCCGGCGACGCGCACGTCGCGCCCGTCCACCCCGCGGCGCACGCGCACCTCCAGCCCTCCCCTTCCCGTACGCAAGTGCCTCCATTACCACATGAAGTTTCGGAGCATCGGTCGATGGCATCCTCGCGAATGGAGCAAGTTTTACCTGAATATGAGAAAGGTACGCATTATAGAAAAGTCAGGGACCTAGATAATTCGAAATAGCTACTGGCatctatttcttaaaaaagtacaaaaatttcaaataccgTACTGACCTGTCCATCCGTCTCGGCAAACGCACGTGAAGTCGCCGGTGCCATCTATACAAGTTCCGTTGTTGCGACAAGGATTCACAGCACATTCGTTTATTTCTGTTAAAGCatagaattataattttgatttattgatcACTATAAATGAAAGTTATTTCTGGAAATTTAGGGTAAGTATAGAGAATGTTTACCTGTATCGCAGTTGTCGCCCCCCCAGCCGGGGCGGCACACGCAGCGCGCGCCGAGGCAGCTCCCGCCGGCGCCGCACCCGCTCAGCGAACAGTCCTCGCTTCCTGTCAATACAAATGTTCATTAGATAAACAAATGTTTCAAGCAATGTCAAGGCGGTTGGCTCTTATAAGTGTGATAAGAAGAGTTCTTGCCATGGTTATAAAAGGAGGTCCGCTTATAACCATggttaaagaaaattaaacagAGCGACTCCCATTAGATTTCCGTGTCCCTGTCAACGTGGAAACAAAACGCGTTTGGTTCTCATGGTTGTCAAACCAGGAGATGGAAATGCTTTTCGCCTCTAGCCATATCCATAGGAGAGAATTGAGGGGCACTCAGTGGCAGCAGTAGCCGCTCTGTAGTATGCCGGCAGAGGTCTACAGCTAGAACAAGCGGAGTACTGActgggcggcgcgggcgggcTGGGCTGGCGCTGCGTGCAGTTCTGGCCGCTCCAGCCGGGTGCGCAGTGGCAGTAGTAGTCGCTCTGCGCGGTGTAACACGCGGCTCCGTTAGCACAGGGTGCGCCTGCGCAGTGGTCTCTATCGTCCTGGtaacatacattttgtttctttgtttatataatataatctatGAATGGATGTTAGAGCCTCAAATAGAGCTAATTTTTTTCGAAATAGTCTGTAGTTTActaaaatttttgtgtaagagaatcaatttataattagttGGAGGTTTAACATATTTGTATCTATTAATTGAAATCATGAGTATAGTTACTAGAGAAATATGTAAGAAAGTGATGTGTTTACTTCTTGAAGCAAGCAATTATGCAAGTAGGAAACTTACCGCGCAGTACCGTCCAACACAGGAAGGCAGCTAAAAAGCAGAGGTGGTGTTAGTAGAGTTAGTGCGATACATCCGAAACCTGAATGAGGTTAGAATAATAcagttacttaaaaatattatacaaaatacggATTAATGATGCCGATGCCGTAATCCACAGAAAACGGGAAGAAAAAGCCATTTTcatagaaacaaaataaattattgcacaaaaaGTTAAAgctatataaaaaatcttgcGACAATGATTTGGTAAAGTTGATAGGATGTTAACGTATGTACAAATACGTACCTCGCAGTCGTGGCCGGAGAAGCCGACGGGGCAGATGCAGCGGTAGGCGTTGCGCAGGTCCACGCACTCGCCGCCGTTGCGGCACGGCCGCGGCGCGCACTCGTCGATGTCGCGCGCGCACGTGCGGCCCGCGAACCCCGCCGCGCACGCGCAGTGGAAGTTCTCCACCAGGTCGATGCAGGTGGCGCCGTTGAGGCACTGGTCGGCGCAGTCGTCCACGTTGCTCTCGCAGTCGCGGCCCGTCCACCCCGCCAGGCACGCGCACGCGTACCCTCCCGCCGTGTTGTTGCACGCCGCTGCGTTCACACATGGGCCGAACGAGCGCTCCCGCCCTCCTTTCTCCGCGCACTCGTCCACGTCTGTCGACATCGTGCATTATATGAAACGATTTCTTACTTGACTAAAGCATtattctttgaaaataaaatggtaaaGTACATACCTTCGTCGCAAGTGGCCCCCGTCCAGCCGGGCGCGCACTCGCACACGAAGTGGTTCAGGCGGTCGCGGCACGTGCCCCCGTTGCGGCAGGGCTGGCCCGCGCAGTCGTCCAGGTCCTGGTCGCACAGCGCGCCGCCCCAGCCGGGCTCGCAGGCGCAGCCGAAGCCGCGCGGCGCCGCCGTGAGCGAGCAGGCGCCGTGCGCGCACGGCTGCGGCGCGCACGGGTTGTCGACGCGCTCGCAGTCCACGCCGGAGAAGCCCTCGGCGCACGAGCACAGGTACTGGTCGGGCGCCGTGTTCTCGCATGTGCCGCCGTGTTGGCACGGCTCGTGTGTGCCGCAATAGTTTAAATCTATAAATTGTTGTGCACGTTAGATATTTATTCTAGCGATCTATTTTCGAGGACTACCAATTCATGTAAATGTAAACCAATACGAGATTTTGGGTTTGTTTATTGTTAGAGACACACAcctttttcttaaaatgtCTTGCAGACTCAAACTTCCTATGTGGCAATACAGCCCAACAGAGTAAACTTTGCTCAGTTGGACTGTAAAAGGGTtatatattaagtttttaactATTATCAGTTAGCaactaagtattatttaaGCTTCAGAGGGGATAAGTAAAATAGTGAGAGTACCTTGGTCACAGAGGATGCCGCCCCAGTTGGTGTCGCAGGTGCAGTCCCAGGAGGAGCCGTTGCAGTAGCCGTGCTTGCAGCCGGGGTACGGCTGGCACTGCGCGCACAGCTCGCCGCGCCAGCCCGGGCGGCAGCTGACACCAACATTCTTACATTATTATTCGTTCCTTGTTTAACTTTGTTACTAATTGACAATGTGAACCTATTCTAAAATTATGATAGGCACTTCATGGAATAAAGATCGGGAAAGCGCGCTGTTGCAAATATCAAATTTGGAGCTGCTCCCTCCCGTGAGCTCGTAAGGGAATGTTCCACAGATGAATATGGAATACTACTCACTCGCAATCTCCTGGTCGGTCGCAGCGGCCGTGAGTCGGGTGGCAGCCCTCCTTGCATACAGCtggaaataaacatataagttCATTACAAAATCAAATCCTCCTGGCTTGTATACTGCTTGCCAGAAGAGGAGCCTGTTGTCCGCTTATAACACAATCTTGCAGTGAGTAAGACGCGACGGAATGCCACGACCGTGACACAGCGGTACATAACTAAGCTTCATGGTTGAAACTGCAGGTTGCTTCGTGACATTTTCCCTCACAGTAACCAGCCACCGCTGGTCTTCCGTCGGTGCCCGTGTTGGCGAGACGGACGCGCACGCATGGTAATTCATCCTGAATAACCAGTAGTCAAATCTAGCGGTAAGAAGAAGAACGCACGTTTCTCGCAGTTGTCGCCCTGCCAGCCGGGCAGGCAGTGCTTGTCGCCGTCGCCGCTGCACGAGTAGTGTCCGAACTTGTCGTCCCGCGGGCGGCAGAAGGTGGTGCACGTGGTGTTGAAGTAGTTCTCCTGGCAGAGCACGCGCACGCGGTACGCCACGGCGGCGGCCGCGCCCGCGTGCCGCAGCGCGTGCCACTCCGCGCCCGGCTCCACGATGCCCGACCACCACGCCTCTTCGATCAGGCCCGCCTCTGTTAATTACATTATACGTTATTACCACAGccgtaaatatttatctagGACATGAACTTCACCAATAGAGATAAGATCAAAGAGAAAGATGCTCTTAGAAAATCTtagtaaatattgaaatgacaAAGTCAATAGACCTTGCATAGCCTGGAGATTTTAGATAATTAAGGCAGCCTGTTGATCAGGCAAATCAAATCAAGGTAATATGAACTCACCCGGGTCGGTGTAGTTGAAGTCGTCGTACGCTTGAAGT
The sequence above is drawn from the Amyelois transitella isolate CPQ chromosome 18, ilAmyTran1.1, whole genome shotgun sequence genome and encodes:
- the LOC106140917 gene encoding protein serrate — translated: MLCARARRRPLLLALALACLLPSVAGAGVFELQILEFSNYRLERAGGCCGGQPRAGAAPRCSAPCRTRFTLCLKEYQSAAAPGACSFGRAASPALGTDSFTLAEPLYTLALPFTFRWTRSFTLILQAYDDFNYTDPEAGLIEEAWWSGIVEPGAEWHALRHAGAAAAVAYRVRVLCQENYFNTTCTTFCRPRDDKFGHYSCSGDGDKHCLPGWQGDNCEKPVCKEGCHPTHGRCDRPGDCDCRPGWRGELCAQCQPYPGCKHGYCNGSSWDCTCDTNWGGILCDQDLNYCGTHEPCQHGGTCENTAPDQYLCSCAEGFSGVDCERVDNPCAPQPCAHGACSLTAAPRGFGCACEPGWGGALCDQDLDDCAGQPCRNGGTCRDRLNHFVCECAPGWTGATCDEDVDECAEKGGRERSFGPCVNAAACNNTAGGYACACLAGWTGRDCESNVDDCADQCLNGATCIDLVENFHCACAAGFAGRTCARDIDECAPRPCRNGGECVDLRNAYRCICPVGFSGHDCEDDRDHCAGAPCANGAACYTAQSDYYCHCAPGWSGQNCTQRQPSPPAPPRSEDCSLSGCGAGGSCLGARCVCRPGWGGDNCDTEINECAVNPCRNNGTCIDGTGDFTCVCRDGWTGKTCSIREDAIDRCSETSCGNGGTCVREGEGWRCACAAGWTGATCASPAGSAACPCAPGGVCVAAAGSRACVCREGWTGARCDRPLDGCSSAPCRNGGRCVGGADWWACECAPGWGGDDCGVARLGAACEPACPPPATCARDPDAAARCVCPPPPDRAARRCLEQLAGLGAGWEGPGERAAPGACGADNGTWWWGCNACWCAGGAPACTRLWCGLPDCLAPNAMPCRTDEVCVPAAPTLCLRAPCAPLGECRRVSGRRVEPPALPAPAPCWPGSRLPPPPGCARAELQLARERLARGAHVERACGALRRALAAALAARVPPAPPLVLLCDLAPDDDDVLDLAIWVGDEDGPDDDGSGEASALGAAVRALSELVARRRLAAHALLGAALRLRVPHVSPPAPPPAPAAQSAAPAALLALGAGVALLLLAAVGGAALLVRRRRAAAAAERSRRCDEEKSNNLQNEENLRRYANPLREEPRARRPPDELPRAHSLYKAQNADARNDTPPRDKELTKRALPPPAPPAPRAPPERLTVLV